CGACCAAGACTAATAAAATTAGGCCAAGTCATGGAATGTTACTCGCGTTGTTAATTATTCCTGTCATAGGAGACAAGGACAAAGTCCATGTTCCATCAAGCTGTTCAATCATTATGCCCAGTTGTCTAAGTTGAGGAAGACATTGGTCAATATTGCTATTTAAGCTTAGACGCAACTTTCCACTCTCGCGAGTCAACTCTAAAACTTGTGAAGACAAAACACATTTTGCTTTTTCTAAAATTTGGCGCGTATGAATCCAATCTTGAAAAGAATTTATAGGAACAAAAATATCAACGATTTCTTGAGGTTTTATAGTGGTTGAAGACGTGCTTAAGGGATGTTTGATATACTCTAATATAAGTTGTTGCGCTTCTGAGTAAGCTTGTGTTTCACTGGTTTTTAAATTAAAAGCATCTGCTTGAAGCATAGCGTCTTTAGTAAAATTAATTAACTCAATGGTTTGATCGTTGAGGACCGCTAGAACACCACGTTCTGTATGATAGTGATTTAAGAGTTTAGCAAACGCTTGTTGGTCTTGGTTTTTATAAGATTTTATAGGTAAGATTTTTAAATCTTCAAGGTCTGCTAAGGGAAGAATAATGTTCTCATGTTCTTTTGGATCTTCGTTCCAGAAATTAAACCAAGGATTGTTTCCATCCCACAAATGAATTTTCTCTTGTTCCACAAGAACCGGAATGAGAAGAACTTTTGTTGTTTTTGTGATTGATTGGTTGAGAGTATTAGAATCTTTCTTGAGAATCTTGTTGATGGATTTTGGCTTAAACTCAATATTAAAAGTAGCACTATAGCGCATAGAAGATTGCTTTTCTCTCACTACTTCAAGTGTTTTAATAATTTCTTCTAAAGTTTCATCGCTGATTTTTTGTAAGTTTGATTGTTCAACAGGTGTAAAATTATTTTCAAGCAAAACTTGAAAAGCTTTTCGTCGAGCTTCAATTAAAGCTTGTTCTCTTGCTTTGGTAACGGATTCAGCAGTCACATCAACTTCAACATCCTCGATAAGATAGTTTGAAGCATAGAGAACGGGGGAAAAGCTCAAAAATAGGATGGCGCTGATCACATAAGAAATAAAGCGCATGCTAAACATTTTTTGAGCTCTCCTTTTTGAGTTAGCCAACGATTTCCATGTCGCTGAAGAAGAAAGCGATTTCAATTGCAGCGTTTTCTTTTGAATCCGATCCATGAACGGAATTCGCTTCAATTGACTCAGCAAATTCTTTGCGAATAGTGCCTTCATCCGCATTAGCAGGATTGGTCGCTCCCATCACTTTGCGATATTGTTCAACTGCATTGACTCCTTCTAAAACTTGGACCACTACTGGACCAGAACACATAAAAGAACATAAATCATTAAAAAATGAACGTTCAGCATGTACAGCGTAAAATTTCTCAGCGTGCTTTTGTGTTAGTAACAATCTCTTTTGCGCAATAATTCTGAGACCCTCGCGCTCAATAAGTGCATTAATGGCGCCAGTAATATTGCGGCGAGTTGCATCGGGTTTAATGATAGAAAGTGTTCTTTGTAATGCCATAAGTTTTCTCCATAAAAAAATTTATTGTTTTTCCCAGCTTCCTTCTTGGGTTTGTTTCCAATAGGTGAGGGGGATACCCTTTGAGCTGTAATTTTTCCAACGTTTGCGTGCTTCACTGACTTGATCTTCATCACGACCACTAAATATATCGATGATGCGTTCAAAGCCATCTAAATTATCGAGTGTCATGCCGTTTGTTATCACGATGACCGATGCATCATTAGGATTTTCTAAGCGCGTCGTCAACCATATTGGTTGATCTTCTGGAAAACCCTCTTTTGCTGATCCATGAGGAAGAAAAGCTCCAGAAGAGAAAGTCCATAAAACCATGTTGAGTTCCGATAGGCGTTCTTCCGAGTCAACAAGGACAATAGTCCGTAACTTAAGTGAATAAATTTTATCCAAAAGCTTAGGCAGCGCTTTCTCAAGGGGAGTAGATTGTAAATGATAAAAGCTTGCTTCTGTCATTTTATTTCTCGAAATAATCCTCGACAAAGGTATTGAGGAGACGGACACCAAATGCTGTTGCACCTTTCTCAACGAGAGGTAAGCTTTTATCAGCCCAAGCCATGCCAGCAATATCAAGATGCGCCCAAGGCACTTTGTTAACAAACCTTTCAAGGAATTTTGCTGCTGTGATGCTTCCTGCTTTCCTTGAGATGCAAGTATTGCGAACATCGGCAATGACTGAGTCAATATCCTTATCAAAAGCGTTATCCATAGGCATTGGCCAAACACGTTCACCAGTTTTCTCTCCGGCTTTTTTCAACTTATCTGCGAGCGCGTCATTATTAGGGAAGAGGCCAGCAAATTGATCGCCTAAAGCTATGACCATAGCACCCGTTAGGGTTGCTAAATCGACCATGGCTTGAGGTTTAAAACGATTTTGGGTGTACCAGAGCGCATCTGACAAAATAACTCTACCTTCTGCATCCGTGTTTAAGACTTCAATCGTTTGACCTGAGAGAGTTTTTACTACATCTCCTGGACGATACGCTGCACCGGAAGGCATGTTTTCAACTAATGCAACTACACCCACAGCGTTCACTTTTGCTTTTCGTCCGGCTAAAACCTTCATCAATCCTGCAACTGTTCCCGCGCCAGCCATATCGTATTTCATCGAATCCATGCCTTCGCTGGGCTTAATACTGATACCGCCTGTGTCAAAGGTTACTCCCTTTCCCACAAAGGCAACAGGCTTTTGCGTTTTTGATCCACCCTGCCATTGCATAACAACAAGTCTAGGACTTCGAATGCTGCCCTGGCCAACGGCAAGTATGGCAGTGGCTCCCATCTTTTTGAGTTGTTCTTCGTTGAAGATTTCAACTTTTACCCCTAAAGGTTTTAGCTCTTGTTCAATGCGTTTTGCTAAAACTTCAGGATACATAACATTAGGAGGTTCAGAAACTAATTCACGCGTTAAAAATACGCCTGAAGAAATCTTCTCTAATTTTCTATAGACTGTTTCCGCTTCTTTTTGTTTATTGGTAATAAATGTAGAGCGTTCTAAGGTAATTTTGGGAGCTTTACCTTTTACAGTATAGTATTTGAAAAATCTCCAAGACCGCAAAAGAAATCCATGTGCCATATTCGCAGCTATAATTTCTTCTTGTAGTGCTCCAATTTTACCAATATCAATAATGACTGAGGCTTCTTTGTTTCCCGTATTCTTAATTTCATTAAAAAGCATTCCTCCTAATTCTTGAACGTTTTTAAGAGTAAATTCTTTTGCATCTCCTAGACCAAATAGAATAATTTTGGGATGTTTTACGTTTTTAAGGGCATAAAGTGTTAATGACTCGCCTTTTTTTCCTTCAAAAGGACTATCCTTAAGAGCCTGACTGAGTGCTTTGTTCGAAGTTTTGTCAATCGCTGCACCGAAGGCTGAAAGCTTTTTTCCTTTGAAACAAAGGAGCACGAGGGCATTTCCTTTATTGTTAGGTTCTTTTGCAAAACGGATTTCCATAGCAAGGCTCCTTATTAATATCTATTTTTGATTATTCCTTAAGGTTATAGATAATTGTTGGA
The sequence above is drawn from the Candidatus Nucleicultrix amoebiphila FS5 genome and encodes:
- a CDS encoding DUF2066 domain-containing protein codes for the protein MFSMRFISYVISAILFLSFSPVLYASNYLIEDVEVDVTAESVTKAREQALIEARRKAFQVLLENNFTPVEQSNLQKISDETLEEIIKTLEVVREKQSSMRYSATFNIEFKPKSINKILKKDSNTLNQSITKTTKVLLIPVLVEQEKIHLWDGNNPWFNFWNEDPKEHENIILPLADLEDLKILPIKSYKNQDQQAFAKLLNHYHTERGVLAVLNDQTIELINFTKDAMLQADAFNLKTSETQAYSEAQQLILEYIKHPLSTSSTTIKPQEIVDIFVPINSFQDWIHTRQILEKAKCVLSSQVLELTRESGKLRLSLNSNIDQCLPQLRQLGIMIEQLDGTWTLSLSPMTGIINNASNIP
- the ndk gene encoding nucleoside-diphosphate kinase, whose product is MALQRTLSIIKPDATRRNITGAINALIEREGLRIIAQKRLLLTQKHAEKFYAVHAERSFFNDLCSFMCSGPVVVQVLEGVNAVEQYRKVMGATNPANADEGTIRKEFAESIEANSVHGSDSKENAAIEIAFFFSDMEIVG
- a CDS encoding DNA polymerase III subunit chi; protein product: MTEASFYHLQSTPLEKALPKLLDKIYSLKLRTIVLVDSEERLSELNMVLWTFSSGAFLPHGSAKEGFPEDQPIWLTTRLENPNDASVIVITNGMTLDNLDGFERIIDIFSGRDEDQVSEARKRWKNYSSKGIPLTYWKQTQEGSWEKQ
- a CDS encoding leucyl aminopeptidase: MEIRFAKEPNNKGNALVLLCFKGKKLSAFGAAIDKTSNKALSQALKDSPFEGKKGESLTLYALKNVKHPKIILFGLGDAKEFTLKNVQELGGMLFNEIKNTGNKEASVIIDIGKIGALQEEIIAANMAHGFLLRSWRFFKYYTVKGKAPKITLERSTFITNKQKEAETVYRKLEKISSGVFLTRELVSEPPNVMYPEVLAKRIEQELKPLGVKVEIFNEEQLKKMGATAILAVGQGSIRSPRLVVMQWQGGSKTQKPVAFVGKGVTFDTGGISIKPSEGMDSMKYDMAGAGTVAGLMKVLAGRKAKVNAVGVVALVENMPSGAAYRPGDVVKTLSGQTIEVLNTDAEGRVILSDALWYTQNRFKPQAMVDLATLTGAMVIALGDQFAGLFPNNDALADKLKKAGEKTGERVWPMPMDNAFDKDIDSVIADVRNTCISRKAGSITAAKFLERFVNKVPWAHLDIAGMAWADKSLPLVEKGATAFGVRLLNTFVEDYFEK